Proteins from a single region of Phycisphaeraceae bacterium D3-23:
- a CDS encoding helix-turn-helix transcriptional regulator produces MAKLAAVLNDEIRRLARKEIRDQVGKTIKQVTSQRKEIAELKRQQSAMQKRIDFLEKREKRRLEQPASVRVVADSRSGKAADDGTTARFSPKWLASHREKLDLSAADYALLVGCSPLSIYKWEKGENTPRAKQRENLAAIRGIGKREALRRLELLSK; encoded by the coding sequence ATGGCTAAGCTCGCCGCAGTACTCAACGATGAAATCCGCCGACTCGCACGCAAGGAGATCCGCGACCAGGTCGGCAAGACCATCAAACAGGTCACTTCGCAGCGCAAAGAGATCGCGGAACTCAAGCGACAGCAGTCCGCGATGCAGAAGCGCATCGACTTTCTTGAGAAGCGCGAAAAGCGTCGGCTTGAACAGCCCGCATCCGTACGGGTCGTCGCGGACAGCCGATCGGGCAAGGCCGCGGACGACGGCACCACCGCCCGCTTCTCGCCCAAGTGGCTCGCCTCGCACCGCGAGAAGCTCGACCTCTCGGCTGCGGACTACGCGTTGCTCGTGGGCTGCTCGCCGCTGAGCATCTACAAGTGGGAAAAGGGCGAGAACACCCCCCGCGCCAAGCAGCGCGAAAACCTCGCCGCCATCCGCGGCATCGGCAAACGCGAAGCGCTGCGTCGGCTTGAGTTGCTAAGCAAGTAA
- a CDS encoding PaaI family thioesterase — MHTDLQPANPDYVQRVEDIIERQPLMHAMQLELVEARPGDITLRVKHRDDLRQHHGYLHGGITALLADEACGLAGLSLVGAQQSVVTTDLHLSYLRPGVGIAYESRATIVRPGKRLSACRCDLHAVADDGSRKLFAIAQGSLMTLDHP, encoded by the coding sequence ATGCACACCGACCTCCAACCCGCCAACCCGGACTACGTGCAGCGGGTGGAGGACATCATCGAGCGCCAGCCGCTGATGCACGCGATGCAGCTCGAACTCGTGGAAGCCAGACCCGGCGACATCACCCTCCGTGTCAAACACCGCGACGACCTGCGCCAGCACCACGGCTACCTCCATGGCGGGATCACCGCCCTGCTCGCCGACGAGGCCTGCGGCTTGGCCGGGCTCTCGCTCGTCGGCGCGCAGCAGAGCGTCGTCACCACCGACCTCCATCTCAGCTACCTCCGCCCCGGCGTCGGTATCGCGTACGAATCACGGGCCACCATCGTCCGCCCCGGCAAACGGCTCTCGGCCTGCCGGTGCGACCTCCACGCCGTCGCCGACGACGGCTCCCGCAAGCTCTTCGCCATCGCGCAGGGCTCTTTGATGACCCTCGACCACCCCTAA
- a CDS encoding DinB family protein translates to MSQASVISDCAARVSGLGDALLNGIDAQRAARFANGSGGPINANHPVFVYGHLSLYNAMLITMLGKDASDAKVPDTYEGLFKHGVECVDDPQGEVYPSLAEVVTHFKRGTQAAIKAVESCTDEELDAQTPEEGFRSLSPTVGGIANFLLNDHTMFHLGQVSTWRRCEGLGSAM, encoded by the coding sequence ATGAGCCAAGCATCTGTGATCAGCGACTGCGCCGCCCGCGTCTCGGGCCTCGGCGACGCCCTGCTCAACGGCATCGACGCCCAACGCGCCGCCCGCTTCGCCAACGGCAGCGGCGGACCTATCAACGCCAACCACCCCGTCTTCGTCTACGGCCACCTCTCGCTCTACAACGCGATGCTCATCACCATGCTCGGCAAGGACGCGTCCGACGCGAAAGTCCCCGACACCTACGAAGGCCTCTTCAAGCACGGCGTCGAGTGTGTGGACGACCCACAAGGCGAGGTCTACCCCTCGCTCGCCGAAGTCGTGACCCACTTCAAGCGGGGCACCCAGGCCGCGATCAAGGCCGTCGAGTCCTGCACCGACGAAGAACTCGATGCCCAGACGCCCGAAGAGGGCTTCCGCTCCCTGTCCCCCACCGTCGGCGGGATCGCCAACTTCCTGCTCAACGACCACACCATGTTCCACCTGGGCCAGGTCAGCACCTGGCGCCGATGCGAGGGCCTGGGCTCCGCGATGTGA
- a CDS encoding ion transporter: MDSKPTQQPAPASDPPKEVPLAAAPPKDWRERTHEIIFEADTWWGKAFDIVLILAILASVVVIMLETVEPIRLRHGTLLIVFEWGFTILFTIEYVLRLISVKRPLRYAFSFFGIIDLLSILPTYVGLFIPGAHELMVIRMFRLLRVFRVFKLVRFLGEADALKEAVYAARHKIAVFLTTVLIIVTIMGALMHVIESRYGNPQFTSLPQSMYWAVVTMTTVGYGDITPITTLGKFLSAAMMIIGYSLIIIPTGIISAEMATTKRASMISTQHCPQCSRHGHDRDATHCKFCGGVL, translated from the coding sequence ATGGACAGCAAGCCGACCCAGCAGCCCGCCCCCGCAAGCGATCCTCCCAAGGAGGTCCCGCTGGCTGCTGCGCCGCCGAAGGACTGGCGCGAGCGGACCCACGAGATCATCTTCGAGGCCGACACGTGGTGGGGCAAGGCCTTCGATATCGTGCTGATCCTCGCGATCCTGGCGAGTGTCGTTGTGATCATGCTCGAGACGGTGGAGCCGATCCGCCTCCGCCACGGCACGCTGCTGATCGTGTTCGAGTGGGGCTTTACGATCCTGTTCACGATCGAATACGTGCTCCGGCTGATCAGCGTGAAGCGGCCGCTGCGCTACGCGTTCAGCTTCTTCGGCATCATCGACCTTTTGTCGATCCTGCCGACCTACGTCGGTTTGTTTATCCCCGGTGCACACGAGCTGATGGTCATCCGCATGTTCCGCCTGCTGCGGGTCTTCCGGGTGTTCAAGCTCGTGCGATTCCTGGGTGAGGCCGATGCACTCAAGGAAGCGGTCTACGCGGCGCGGCATAAGATCGCGGTGTTCCTGACAACCGTGCTCATCATCGTGACGATCATGGGCGCGCTGATGCACGTCATCGAGAGCCGGTACGGCAACCCACAGTTCACCTCGCTCCCCCAGTCGATGTACTGGGCGGTGGTCACGATGACGACCGTGGGCTACGGCGACATCACGCCGATCACGACGCTGGGCAAGTTCCTCTCGGCGGCGATGATGATCATCGGCTACAGCTTGATCATCATCCCGACGGGCATCATTTCGGCGGAGATGGCGACGACGAAACGCGCCTCCATGATCAGCACCCAGCACTGCCCGCAGTGCTCGCGCCACGGCCACGACCGCGACGCGACGCACTGCAAGTTCTGTGGCGGGGTGTTGTAG